The region TCGTAATGTATGAAGTATTATCTATATGCCTACCAAATTGATTAGCCAATTTACACTATATTTGCATATTTTTGTTACTTACCACACTTGTAGGAACTaacaatgatataaaatgagcATGCCACATCgatatgaaattatgaaaatTCAATCCTGATGACTACCAGTAATTTGCTTGTTGTGTTATCGATCTGATGTTATGTGATGATGGAGCCAGGAGTAGTGGATCTAATTGTCAAAATTTTAGCTaatcttagtacctataggccggtggttcctaacctgggggtaattacccccgtgggggtaaaactggtattttacgggggtaataagctaacctaattataacaatacaataaacgtacacgttttattttttattaccattgggaggaggggaaaaatcaggttccctagttagtcttAGGGGTGAACGGACTGAAAAGGTTTGAACCACTGCTATAGGTCTATAGGTACTGTATTAGATAATGAAGTCTCGCTATCTAAAGGTACCTAGATAATATTGACGGTTAATCCTCGAGTAATTAAACTAGTAATGCGGGCAGGCTATTGTACATTGTACCAGTTACGTGATACATGGCCTGTCAGACTCCCGTTATCTAGCCAAGGAAGTGTGGGATCCGGCCATATGCAAATGCATTCGATATGcataccaggcggtctagcatgagttgcgttctcgcgcgcgacttcaagtatggtcTATGGAGTCGCGGGCGGGAACGtaactcatgctagacggtcTGCTAgcagttttacttacgtacccTAGATTACTACAACTGGCACTGATTAGAAAAAGGCCCCATACGCACTAGCCAGCCGCCTGACGCGGTTGATATAGCGGCTGGCCGCTATGGCCCTTAAGCATTAAGGGATGGCTGGCGTGGCGCAATAGGCgcaatttgtacaacaagagatcaaagtttgatatttcttcgagtgcttattgagtcccgtgcaagcgaaagattctatagtagaatcttgagcgtagtaagggactcaaaagcgcacgagatgtaaataactttgatctcgtgtagttcacaaaacttttcacctcagcagcgagaacatattagagaacccgaaaaatgtattccttcatcacttacctctattcattcatgttttcttaagatataccaacaattaaattttcacctcagcagctcgaacaagggtactttgctacttaaaaatagtgagcaaaatgcgattttgctcatttcgtctcactcagtgagcaaaatgtgattttgctcactgtttttaagtagcaaagtacccttgttcgagctgctggggTGAAAAATATCTTGGAAGTGTTAAGAGACGACAATAGTGCACGAATGCCACTAATACTCGTATGGGAATTTATGGTACATGTAATGTAACACAGGTACCATTTATCAAGCGGATGTAAACTATGTATATCCGTATCAGTTATGTGTTGACAAGTATGATTTGTCCTTggtataggtattttattcagCTACTTATACGGAAATCGGAATTGTAAATGAAGTCAACAAATTCGAATTTGACTAATACAAATGTAAATTATTGGTAATTCTATCTGAATTtatgttaaaagtttaaaagaaTTTGTATCTAGTTTAAATAAAACGAtgtaaataaattcaatgtattttattttcaccagctggaatataataattaaaaactttgATCGACTTCGAAAAATTGTACGACAATTAGCTTTTTAGTaaaaagccaataaaaatcACACTGGTTACAAAACAAAGAATTAATAATTAacttaggtattaaaaactCATGTTCAGCCTTATCAAAAAGATCTTTTCCTTTCGTGTCGCGTATTCAGCACCATACGATGGTTTGGAAGGGGTCACGTCTTTTTCGGAAACTGTTTATTCGGTAATAAACATCAGAGAGAGCCGCCCTTCGGCAAGGAAAACAACCGGGAATGTAACCGCTATTCATGCATCGCAACATCAATGTGTACTCCCAGGGGGTGGGGAACTAAATctcaaaaatattgtaaaaaagtaCTCGGTAAAAATACTATCGAAGCAAAAAAATGCAGTCATCACGCGACGCGGTTCGCGGGAGACGGGACTGGGGTAGTGTGAGTAGAGGGACGAGTGGGGGGGGGGAGGCTTAGTTGTCCTCGATCTCCTGTTCCTGCTCCTCGTCGAACTCTGCGTCCTCGTCGGCGGTGGCCTCCTGGTACTGCTGGTACTCCGACACCAGGTCGTTCATGTTGCTCTCGGCCTCGGTGAACTCCATCTCGTCCATTCCTTCCCCAGTGTACCAATGCAAGAAAGCCTTGCGCCTGAACATAGCCGTGAACTGCTCCGAGATGCGCTTGAACAGCTCCTGGATGGCGGTGGAGTTGCCGATGAAGGTGGCGGCCATCTTGAGACCGCGGGGCGGGATGTCGCACACGGCGGTCTTCACGTTGTTGGGGATCCATTCCACGAAGTAGGAAGAGTTCTTGTTCTGGATGTTGAGCATCTGCTCGTCGACTTCCTTCATGGACATGCGGCCGCGGAAGATGGCGGCCACGGTGAGGTAGCGGCCGTGGCGCGGGTCGCACGCCGCCATCATGTTCTTGGCGTCGAACATCTGCTGCGTCAGCTCGGGCACGGTCAGCGCGCGGTACTGCTGGCTGCCGCGGGACGTGAGCGGCGCGAACCCGGGCATGAAGAAGTGCAGACGCGGGAAGGGTACCATGTTCACGGCCAGTTTGCGAAGGTCGGCGTTCAGTTGACCGGGGAACCGCAGACACGTGGTGACGCCGGACATGGTGAGCGACACGAGATGGTTGAGGTCGCCGTACGTGGGGGTGGATAGTTTGAGCGTGCGGAAGCAGATGTCGTAGAGAGCCTCGTTGTCGATGCAGTAGGTTTCGTCTGTGTTTTCGACTAGCTGGTGGACTGATAGTGTGGCGTTGTAAGGTTCTACTACTGTATCTGACACCTTAGGCGAAGGTACAACTGAATATGTGTTCATTATTCTGTCGGGGTACTCTTCTCTGATTTTTGAAATGAGGAGTGTGCCCATACCGGATCCGGTGCCGCCGCCGAGCGAGTGTGTGAGTTGGAAGCCTTGGAGGCAGTCGCAGGATTCTGATTCTTTTCGTACGACGTCTAGGACTGAATCTACGAGCTCGGCGCCCTCAGTGTAGTGACCCTTGGCCCAGTTGTTGCCGGCGCCAGACTGTCCGAACACGAAGTTGTCGGGGCGGAAGATCTGTCCGAAAGGTCCAGAGCGGACAGAGTCCATGGTGCCGGGCTCCAAGTCCACCAGGATGGCGCGGGGCACGTACTTGCCGCCGGAGGCCTCATTGTAGTACACGTTGATGCGCTCCAACTGCAGGTCCGAGTCGCCATGGTAGGCGCCGGTGGGGTCGATGCCGTGCTCGTCTGAGATGATCTCCCAGAACTGTAACAAGGGAAACAAAAGATCAGAAAAGGTTCGATTGTCAAACAACACGCGtgttttgtttcccataaagtagAGGGTACCGCAGACTGGTACGGTGCGCGTGGGCTCGGATGAGTCACCGGTCGCCTAGGCAACTACGCTCAAAACAAACGAATAGCCTTATCCCCATTAGCATATTTGCGAGGGCGTAATACTTTGCGTAACATTATCGATCCTACAGATACATTACATTAGCCGTATAAGGCTGAATGTAAACGGTATGAATCAGTAGTTGCGCAAATTGCAAAAAAACTGGCCATAAGCGAGATGACCGCCCACTTTCGTGGCTTTATGTAACGGCACCATATAAGCGGAGAGCGCGGGGCAAGTTTCTTATTTGGGAGCTTCGCCTTGTCAGTCTGTCAAGCTGTAAATCAGAGGGCGCCGGGTCGCGGCGCCGGCTCGCTCAGTGGGACGAAATAAGCATAACTCTCCATACTGCACTGTACAATACTCTCACATTTACATGAAATTGCGCTCAGATGCTATCTCTCGCCTTTCTACTCGACCGTGAGCGCTTCTTGTGATAAGATCAGCATTATTAATAAAGAGTATGATCGACCAGATAGCGAGGAATGATTTGTTTCGTCGTGAATGGAATGCAGGAGCAAAACAAATAGGTCTATTGTTCATTCAATATACCGAATTGTATGATAATATTGATGATACATCTAATCAAATTAGGAATGAAAGAATAGAAGGTGTTTATTTAGGGACAATTTAATGAATGCGTAGCTGATAGTTTTTTAATTAAGATAGCAAAGATTAACGGGTTATTGTTTTCTAACGACTTCCTGTTGATTTAACTCAAATATCACACATGCTCGAAGTATTTACTAAAAATACACGGATTCTTAAGGCAAACATGTGATATCGATCTGGCAACACGCCAAATGTGCCGGAAAAAATACTTTTTCCGGGATATTGCAGTTTGTCAGGCGAGTTGGACGGTAGTCAAGTTTTTATGCCTTTTGCTAACActcattttaataaaaagtgaCTTATTTCAGGTAATTTATGGCAAAACTTTGCAGTCTGCCTACCAGTCTGTTACTGGCATTTTAGTAATTACTTAATGTGCGATAGATGCCATTTATTGGCAGTAAGTAATTAGTAATGTATGGACTGTCGTAATGCCACCAAAGATGTTGCGATATGGCGATGTTAGTTGGTACCTATCGAGAATAATacttatatacaagaattgctcgtttaaaggtattagataatataggtataggttatAGCGTTATAGGCGAGAACTGAGACGTCAGATATAGCTTTATTATATCCAGTACTTAACTACTGCCAGCACTACACCCACACACATCTGACACATCCTTTCAATACCTAGGTATACAAGAAACGCCTAGCCAAGACCCTGCATGGAAAGCTTTCTCAAACAAGTTTCTCGACACGAAGTTAGCGCATAAAGGTAAATTTTACTGCTTGGTCGACTCATTGTAAAAGTTTtctagtgtaggtaggtacactaggtaCTAGCTCATTGTAACTTTTCTCTACTAGACTAGCTATTGTTTTCCACTTGAGCTCACTAATTGGCGATACTTTTATCCAATTAAGGCGGAGATTTAACTAGTTTTGGTACGTGTAGGCGTGACTGGTTAAGGTAGGAACGTGACTTGCTTACTTAGTCTAATTATActactgcccgcgacttcgcctGCGTAGATTTATGATTTCCTTAAAAAACACGCCTATGTACTTCCCCAGTAGGCTACTCACTatctatctccataccaatcataccaaatttcaactacatCGGTTCAACTAGAGGTAGCACAAAGCGGTAACATACAGAGGTACATACTTttgaaattataataggtaagtatctaCTTATTACATAATGggaataaatgcgaaagtgactGTTTACCAGACAAACTCCTGAATCGATTATGATGAAATTTGGCATGTGTAAACAGCCCTTAAAATGACATGGCACttacctaccgtaaaacggggtgaatagACACGATTTTCAACTTCAAGGACGATTTTCACCAATAATCCAAACCaaatgataaaagtaataattttgacatcattaTTTGAGTCTTGCTTAGTTCTTCAATTCTGTAtacgtatttttaatttcaacccgcttattttagagaaaatcaagaaaaactaCCCGATTTCGACATATCCGTAAAACGGGGTCGATAGACACGTCATATGGGGTGATTAGAAAAAACAGTCAGGGCTGTCACAAACTTGAAATAggtttttattaggataaaagtaaataaataaactgacttTCAGTAAATCACTTATGAGAATTGTATGTATAAGAATAAACTTAGTACCTActtctttaagtacctacttattatttaagGAGCAGTGATAAAGATTCATATCATAATACATAAAATCAAAATGAATAGTATGataaaatatcataaaaaagtgTTCAAACTCAAAACACATATTAAATAccaaaatatatgaaacattgctcaattttatactttatagtattgtacaattaaaaaaaatggagaacatacgttttgacaaccctagcatAAATATTTCCATTCACCCCCATTCGTTACTCTTCACCCCATATGACTTGTCTGTTGACCCCATATGGCGTGTCTCCTCACCCTGTTGTCGTGTCTATTCACCCCGTTGGGAAGTAAAAACGGTTATGATttgttttttgcacattatcTTTAATTAATAAGGAAAATCGGCGTTATCtttcattatttaaatactaGAAGAACCGGTTTACTTAATACACTATAAATGAACCGGTTTACTTAATACActataaataacacaaaaactAACCTGTATTTCACTGCTATATCAAAGTTCAGACAGGCAATATATCTTACTTTCACAAGGCTCACTtcaaactaaaatatttattacttatgatCAACTTCATGCTTGATTCGTGTTACCAGATTAAAGAGAATATTCTACTATAATTGTACCTCAAAAGAATTGGCAATGGTAGtctagtttttaaaatataacaatatgtAAAGTACCGAAAATTTCTCTATTCACCCCGCGATTTCTGgtgaccccgttttacggtactttttttttgaaattaagAGAGATTGGGCAAAGGAACTAATGAAGTGTAGGACTGATGATACCTATCTAATACATTACaattagggattgcagaaccggtactgtttaaaagaaccgggattttcggtaccgggtaaaaatggaaccgggatttcccggtattttcggtactttcgggactgccttcaaaaatcatttttcacatcaattttcagtaaaaaaagcgtaaaacgaccacgaatctttcttaaaacaataaaaaagtagcacagtgaaggtacacacttcttttgtaccataatatgtgtctttaagtcacacaatcattaatataatttgttttttttcctaaactacatgatatttttactatctttgttgattggtaaaaactgaattgtggctcagtaatatcatttttttttaaatatgtaagacgttttgtgaaaaaggataaaaaaaattgataattttcgcatgcgttcaaaatgggctgtggaccttcgaacatataataacagaactatcaatacgacaaatcaagaaattattcagccagaatgattaattcatttaaaatatcattatcatatgtgagtttcttataccgtgtttgaatttgaattaaaagtagtattttattaattacaaaatcgtctctatttttgcttctagttagtatacaaatatgaaataactaattcgtataaaattatttatcgtacaaacatttatgcccttaacttaaagtatcaaattacgcaattttatattgtcggcattgtcaaacccattgactttttttttaatttattttaatgtagtggttaggcgtaaaagtattaccatcagccttagattgataaaatatatttattttctttataaaacatgatatttcatgctaagtaacagaaagcagtcaaatattgtaccggaaattttagtcccgaaaatcccgggagtaccgggattttaattttgaaatcccggttctttgcttggctctaaatcccgggaattcccggtactttcggtaccggtatttcccgggagcaaaccctaattaCAATATTTGCTAGCTTGTACTCGTGCTAATGGTGTTGGCATGTACCTGACATTTTTCGAAATGTAAAATGCGGTTCAAAAGGATCATGATATTAatgtctaaagtctatttttttattcggtagactgaaatgacatttcatgttcatactattaactgtcatttcagtctaccgaataaaaaaatagactttagtgccTACAAAACTGctgtctatagttcgttttttttagcattagaaataaggtaaacaatcttgatgtgtcttttaattgaaaaacacgttttaaaaataaataatggcaaatatgtaacaattatgaatcacgatcatttatattcttctgctttcataagtagtggttacagatttttaaaaagcgtttttcaattaaaagacatgtcaagatcgcttatcttctttctaatgctaaaaaaacgaactatagtaataaataacataaaacgcTGGCTTATAATAGCTTCGAGATGATTTATATGATGTTTCTTACCATGTTTAGTTTAGTAACAAGTGTAATAACAATCATTTGAAAACGTATTAATCCAGTCTTAAAAATGTGCCCTGTATTATAAAACATAAGATCGGATTTCCCGTATCCAGACAATCCCTCCCTGTTCAAGTAATTAACTTAATAAGCTACCTAAAACCATGTGGTTTTCCTATTACGTGTCTCTAGGAAGAATTTTATGGCGATTCAAACGTCGCATATTACAATTTGGAGAaggtacagttagcagcagaagttgctaagcgggcgaggtattcaaaattaccttgacgcgctctcaTTTTCTTAACAaaatcgcgtcaagattattttgaacagatCGCCAgctcttagcaactattgctgctgactgtattattaaataatagcGTGAGTAAACATTTTCTTCACAGAATGACACAATCTCATATCTACATTATCTatcaagtaggtaccttaatATGCGCTATTAAACGACAGAGTAGAGGTTTTTTTACACTTAAAAGCCTGTCTCAACCAAAAAAAGTAGTTACGCCAGCAGCCTGCTCTCCTGATCTTAACtatcgctattttggccattgCACCCATAAAATAGAACCTTTGTTTGTCGTAAACTGTTTCACTGTTTCCGCGCTATTTTAACACGCGGAAGTTCAACGACCCCTGCACGAGAATTCAGTTCGTTAGCTCACTTCCTCATTTTAACTACGGAATTATGCAAAAATCGTTAATTGGTTATATTTTTTCGCTAAAATTGGTACGGCACTTGGTATTTTGATATGCAATTAAATTGTCAGCAATTTTATatatctattaattgacgtaccTATTTACTGTCCTGTGCGAGTTTTGGGTACTAGGTATTACTGTATCGGTAACTTTAAATAGCCAgataggaattaaaaaaaacgataaatttcCAACGCTTTTTACCTGTCTATTTCCTGTAGCAGCGTTCGATACCAAGGTAAAAAATACCATAGgcatcatggtctaataaaacatggtcttctcttcccagagtgtcacttgcctacgtcacaataacattgccactttatttcaacataacatgttacatgggtacattatatctatggttaataagttaatttatttctttataatttaataattttcatttatatgtattttatcttaaattttacaataacacgtcatttttaattattcattagcaatatcttccgattcacgaaagaaatttcagacgttcgggtaattctgtttacactactggcaacacaggatagcgctttcacatttgacaatccgccattttgtccctgaccgaccgtccttgtcgaacgcgtgttaattgttattcccttctcgctcagtgtcagcagtcgcagtgttttccaaacttttcacgtcgtaagcttcgtaattaatgttttgttacgaaaatggttggctgctctattcggaactgtaagagtaggagtgaaaagtgcagtatagatttgttttattttactatgtttctacatgaataacttaaaattaatgccgttaaaataattttcactgttggttaaaattctcccacattttaaagtttgagaacctgtaaacagcatgatgacgtaggcaagtcagtgttgccagatcgtaccttttagtacggttttacgTACTATTTTTGGACCTTGtgtaccttttttgtacgcagcgtacatcgtactaaaaccgtaccttttgatgtacgattgtttatcaactttttttttcgttatattggttcaggatggtttgttcagggcaaaatatctaatctgacaacaatagccaccataaaaaagtaccatgtactatagaaaaaacacgtttctttagttgcagtcggcagttgtgtctttcttacctgtgctttgctaatagtaatagtaatatcgtttattgcaaaccatggtacaatagaatagatgttacaatggaaaaagatgacatggcaccctgataggttattggcaattatccataaaactacattaaataatttatgtgtaatattattaatattgctttgtgattgcttctaatgcagttgctcgaggaataataaaaacgctaaaagaagttaaaaaaatgataaagaatttGTTGTCAGTCATGTTATGTCCATAAATCCTACTTTTTTATCTTACCAATCTTATTCAaatgcatttctttttaatttatatagggtgattgtgtctgtttgccgtccagtgcctgtttccgtccacttggcggagttgctacaaagaattgcggaaaatttgaatataaacaagccttctcacacatgtttggatttgttgcaatccataatgtctaagcaatatttttaccaaaataaaagtgttatttgacaaatagcggctttaaaaaaaattatgtaagtggcggcattgcatccagagcttgaaaacgtcattttgcaagaaaaaaaaagtgttggcggcaaatgttcacggtaagtttattaattaatttaactagtttaagttacgttattggcacatactgcaacttaaaagtatagtaaacgcaattttaagtgttttttatagttttttcataataatctttgataaatttagtggacgagtactgacatactaattttgaaaaatatttagtttccgaccacacggacggtaactggaacagctaggtgagtatttgttatgatcgttttacttcaaaagacttataaactactatatattttctcttaaaatgatgtttcttgcttataagattatacattttagttttcgtccacgattttgtcagtgttgcttgattaaaatcatgtttaaaatacgtggtcgaaaactaaaaatagctttaaatattgtttcagtttccgtccatgtactatgagtggtgtagacgagatttattattacatgattactgagggcgaaaatagcaattcgtggatgagtttcgattttgttcgacgaaatgaaagaattgaactgagtccgacaatgagacgattccacgaattgctattcccaccggagcatagtggtttgccccaaatatgcgaggaaataagttaaaataggcaattaattatttaagcatcaagcattactcgaatcttaatataaaaaatgtcaaatcttacgattttccctccttaatatctcgcgcacgagtgtggagcgggctttaaaataattgaaatgtctatgattattaagcagtatttacacgatgttacaaaatagtcctgcaagaatgagacatataattgtctccctatctcgctctatatcctacagcatgaactgatagctgtaccaggccgtgtggatgctggtttaataagtatctgtttttcgctctcacttaagccccgcattcacactcctaccttgtaggccgcctcgtagtccgcctcgttgggtaggattgtgtatgggggttgtagactacgagccgtcctaccgtttagccgtttgtaggacggctcgtagtccacaacccccatacacaatcctacccaacgaggcggactacgaggcggcctacacggtaggagtgtgaatgtggggctttataaaactgcgtccttaaaagccatctctttctcgctctcactcatgggtgcggttgtctgttacacggctttaatggacgtacatacggcggatcaccttacacacgatcgaacgtgcgccggaccgcaaagtcacggtccgggcgtctgtaaggccaagcgcgcaccacgattttaatttttgcgagacgattttagaatcgcgctgtaatttatcgcagaaaattcactgcgcgcactgcgatgaaaagtcgacgatttgttcattctcgacatggatttcgtaccagtcgccaggcgtgaaacaatatgcaatcgctgtatgactgagtatttataccacaaaggtgatctccttctatttctataattaaacggtcaacatctagcgtctcatcttgtgactccattggagaagcaggttccgatatgttgactcttggagagcgaaatgccgactgaggtccggggtgcgattttattatcgcagtgcgcgcggggccatacaactccgtatgctgcaattcactttgtgacaatggcgtcgcgagcagtcgcggaaaaatgtgacaaatcacaattttaaaatcgctgcgatttttttgtcgcatatgcaaaacaaaactaagtcggtactagtaacgtacatagcttaaaaataaatgattccttattatattgatattatatattataaatgcgaatgtaacactgtttgtcggtctgagtcctgaggaaggaaatatatataaatatttatcacgaaaataaccattctacgcggtcgaagtcacgggcagaagctagtaactaactaagaattatctatataacataaaaacaaaaaataaagataggtataattgattttcaatgcaataatgccccctacagtactttttcatacagtggacgaaaactgactcatacgtggacgaaaagtagctcacaggcggacggaaactgaaataaccctactttttcaaaatatattttttataaaataaaccgtaaatattatttaaggtcacgtaatattaacctaaaatagacaatatgagcaatacaaacaaatatagcacatttaagcaagactacttaaatatttttttttagcatttcaaagtagacatctcctataattggacggtatctgacacaattaccctacttatgtacatttgcatatccagtagaaagttacttagtcatctgagtgtatttcgttttatttggcattattatccagattacaaaactcaggtagtcaaaattcagccagccatttatagccggtcaaccaacttagtcagtataacatggcgcgaaatttaagttttctattggaccataacccttcgcaccatttttttttagatttgccgcttttttcaactgacggaaatggcttgacaaattttatttttcatgtacctatatcaatgcaaacaaaaatggttaactatgacgtgtacactacacttatagttggtcaaaccaatttgtcagtcagtaacaatcaggaaaactatactcatccacccaccatacccccccacccacatagaaatattgtttctgtaagaatattttactaataaaaaaaccgtaccttttttatcaacatcgtaccttttttgacgtacgactgtacataagctggaagcgctctggcaacactgaggcaagtgccagttaggtcattcgcgaatctcggaatagagtaccaggcggagtatattattataccatgatagGCATGACAAAAAGTAGTTATTATTCAAGTAAGAAGACTTTAGATTACCTAACCAATAACTAGCAACCGCCTACCCTACCTAGATAAACACTAAAATaaactacctacctaaacaATAGAACCAAAAACTTATCGTAATTTTAGGTACTCTGAAATTAAACACCATGCCTACCGCATCTGCTGTAACGGTTTTTTCTCTAAGTACAATTAAAATTCGAACGTTACGAACGGCGGCCTGTGATTGGTCGTCCCTTATCTACGGGACGCCTAAATAACCTTGAGTGGGGCGCGTGCCCTTTTAAC is a window of Cydia amplana chromosome 21, ilCydAmpl1.1, whole genome shotgun sequence DNA encoding:
- the LOC134657949 gene encoding tubulin beta-1 chain; this encodes MREIVHIQAGQCGNQIGAKFWEIISDEHGIDPTGAYHGDSDLQLERINVYYNEASGGKYVPRAILVDLEPGTMDSVRSGPFGQIFRPDNFVFGQSGAGNNWAKGHYTEGAELVDSVLDVVRKESESCDCLQGFQLTHSLGGGTGSGMGTLLISKIREEYPDRIMNTYSVVPSPKVSDTVVEPYNATLSVHQLVENTDETYCIDNEALYDICFRTLKLSTPTYGDLNHLVSLTMSGVTTCLRFPGQLNADLRKLAVNMVPFPRLHFFMPGFAPLTSRGSQQYRALTVPELTQQMFDAKNMMAACDPRHGRYLTVAAIFRGRMSMKEVDEQMLNIQNKNSSYFVEWIPNNVKTAVCDIPPRGLKMAATFIGNSTAIQELFKRISEQFTAMFRRKAFLHWYTGEGMDEMEFTEAESNMNDLVSEYQQYQEATADEDAEFDEEQEQEIEDN